In the Enterococcus saigonensis genome, one interval contains:
- a CDS encoding pyridoxal phosphate-dependent aminotransferase yields the protein MKLSQRAQKLEPSVTLAAAAKAKALKAKGVDVLSLTVGEPDFTTPQNIKDAAITAITSGQASFYTQSAGIPELRQEIVAYMKKYYHLDYAVEETIVTDGAKYALYNLFQAILDKGDEVIIPVPYWVSYGEQVKLAEGVPVYVDGLFENDFKVTVEQLEKAKTKQTVAVIINSPSNPTGMIYTKEELTAIGNWAVENDILIVADDIYGRLVYDGNQFTPIATLSKAIAKQTIVINGVSKTYAMTGWRIGFAVGDAKIIKAMTNIASQSTSNPTAASQYAALEALRGDQTSVEKMRVAFEERLNKLYPLVAAIPGVELKKPQGAFYLFPNIKKTMEMCGYNDVNVFVEDLLEEGHVALVTGAGFGAPENVRISYAASWELLEEAVRRIHKFVENKRNKD from the coding sequence ATGAAATTATCACAACGGGCCCAAAAGTTAGAGCCATCTGTAACACTGGCAGCTGCCGCTAAAGCAAAGGCATTAAAGGCAAAAGGAGTAGACGTTTTGAGCTTAACGGTAGGCGAACCCGATTTTACTACGCCCCAAAATATAAAAGATGCAGCAATCACGGCAATTACTTCGGGGCAGGCTAGTTTTTATACGCAATCTGCGGGGATTCCAGAGCTACGCCAAGAAATTGTAGCGTATATGAAAAAGTACTACCACCTTGACTATGCTGTTGAAGAAACAATCGTGACAGATGGGGCAAAATATGCGTTATATAATTTGTTCCAAGCTATTTTGGATAAAGGCGATGAAGTTATTATTCCTGTTCCTTATTGGGTTAGTTATGGTGAACAAGTCAAATTGGCTGAAGGGGTTCCTGTGTACGTAGATGGCTTATTTGAAAACGACTTTAAAGTAACAGTAGAACAATTAGAAAAAGCAAAAACCAAGCAAACTGTTGCCGTAATTATTAATTCGCCTTCAAATCCAACTGGAATGATTTATACAAAAGAAGAGCTAACCGCAATTGGTAACTGGGCGGTTGAAAATGACATCTTGATTGTTGCAGATGATATTTATGGTCGTTTAGTCTATGACGGTAACCAATTTACACCTATAGCAACATTATCAAAAGCAATTGCCAAGCAAACGATTGTAATTAACGGTGTTTCAAAAACATACGCGATGACCGGTTGGCGGATTGGTTTTGCAGTAGGTGATGCAAAAATTATTAAAGCAATGACCAACATTGCTTCCCAGTCAACGAGTAATCCAACTGCTGCCAGCCAATACGCAGCTTTGGAAGCATTAAGAGGTGACCAAACTTCTGTGGAAAAAATGCGAGTTGCTTTTGAAGAACGCTTGAATAAATTATATCCTTTAGTAGCTGCAATCCCAGGCGTCGAATTAAAAAAACCACAAGGGGCATTTTATTTATTTCCAAATATCAAAAAAACAATGGAAATGTGCGGCTATAATGACGTAAATGTTTTTGTAGAAGATTTATTAGAAGAAGGACACGTCGCATTAGTTACCGGTGCAGGGTTTGGTGCACCAGAAAATGTTCGTATCAGCTATGCTGCAAGTTGGGAACTTTTGGAAGAAGCAGTTAGAAGAATTCATAAATTTGTTGAAAACAAACGTAATAAAGATTAG
- the asnS gene encoding asparagine--tRNA ligase — protein MEQIQIIDAKKHVGEIVTIGAWVANKRSSGKIAFLQLRDGTAYFQGVVVKSEVPEEVFQMAKNLNQETSIVVTGEIREDSRSKFGYEIGVQNIEIIGESQDYPITPKEHGTDFLMDHRHLWLRSSRQHAIMQIRNELIRASYEFFNKEGFVKIDPPILTGSAPEGTTDLFETNYFDQKAYLSQSGQLYMEAAAMAFGKVFSFGPTFRAEKSKTRRHLIEFWMLEPEMAFMHQEESLEVQEQYVAYLVQSVLDNCDYALHVLKRDRAVLEKYTQLPFPRITYDDAIKLLEENGFDDIKWGDDFGSPHETFIANSFDRPVFILNYPKAIKPFYMKPHPTREDLVICADMIAPEGYGEIIGGSERATDYEYLLEQIRAHGLDENEYSWYLDLRKYGSVPHSGFGLGLERTVTWLAGIEHVREAIPFPRLLNRIYP, from the coding sequence GTGGAACAAATTCAAATTATTGACGCAAAAAAACACGTTGGTGAAATTGTTACAATTGGTGCTTGGGTGGCTAATAAACGTTCAAGTGGTAAAATTGCTTTCTTACAACTACGAGATGGGACAGCTTACTTTCAAGGTGTAGTAGTAAAAAGTGAAGTCCCTGAAGAAGTTTTTCAAATGGCGAAAAATTTAAATCAGGAAACTTCTATTGTGGTAACGGGTGAAATTCGTGAAGATAGTCGTTCAAAGTTTGGCTATGAGATTGGTGTACAAAACATTGAAATTATTGGAGAAAGTCAAGACTATCCGATTACACCAAAAGAACATGGAACAGACTTTTTGATGGATCATCGCCATTTGTGGTTACGTTCATCACGTCAGCACGCTATTATGCAAATTCGTAATGAATTGATTCGCGCAAGTTATGAATTCTTTAATAAAGAGGGTTTTGTTAAGATTGATCCTCCCATTTTAACGGGTTCAGCACCAGAGGGAACGACTGATTTATTTGAAACGAATTATTTTGATCAAAAAGCTTATTTATCTCAATCAGGTCAACTTTACATGGAAGCTGCAGCGATGGCTTTTGGCAAAGTATTTTCATTTGGTCCGACTTTTAGAGCGGAAAAATCTAAAACTCGTCGTCATTTGATTGAGTTTTGGATGTTAGAACCTGAAATGGCCTTCATGCATCAAGAAGAAAGCCTAGAAGTCCAAGAACAATATGTGGCGTATCTGGTACAAAGTGTTTTGGATAATTGTGATTATGCATTACATGTTTTAAAACGCGATCGCGCTGTTTTAGAAAAATATACACAACTTCCTTTCCCACGTATTACGTATGATGATGCAATCAAATTGTTAGAAGAAAATGGTTTTGACGATATAAAATGGGGGGATGATTTTGGTTCTCCTCACGAAACGTTCATTGCCAACTCTTTTGATCGTCCAGTTTTCATTTTGAATTATCCAAAAGCAATCAAACCCTTTTACATGAAACCACATCCAACTCGTGAAGATTTGGTGATTTGTGCCGATATGATTGCCCCAGAAGGATATGGTGAAATTATTGGTGGTTCAGAACGAGCAACTGATTATGAATATCTTTTAGAACAAATCCGTGCTCATGGATTAGATGAAAATGAATATTCATGGTATTTAGATTTACGTAAATATGGTTCAGTTCCGCATTCCGGTTTTGGCTTAGGTTTAGAAAGAACCGTGACTTGGTTAGCGGGTATTGAACATGTCCGTGAAGCTATTCCATTCCCACGTTTATTAAATCGGATTTATCCATAA